The proteins below are encoded in one region of Belonocnema kinseyi isolate 2016_QV_RU_SX_M_011 chromosome 5, B_treatae_v1, whole genome shotgun sequence:
- the LOC117173560 gene encoding circumsporozoite protein-like produces MASRSCKDDGGIKNGIVRRIKKKGVKKEKLEKKELKKEKLENEEGYDEEKRGANPAAGGSGPTARGSSQNSSQNPLPNPPLKPPVNPPLNPHTNPPANPTPNSLPNPLPNPLPNPPVGPPVGPPVNPLPNAQPNTPPNPEHPGSAISSFLLEQLKEQKDAVLLLQKELQTLKEQRKREQQSWANERRKLQTQIRNHAQQITQAQTQTHYWQQPPYFSAPQVAPSQHYFPLPPVPQALAESNQQVVSLLKKLVKTRNAGNRCGQ; encoded by the exons atgg ctagtaGATCTTGTAAAGATGACGGGGGAATAAAGAACGGAATCGTACGGAGGATAAAGAAGAAGGgggtgaagaaagagaagttggaaaagaagGAGTTGAAGAAAGAGAAGCTAGAAAATGAAGAGGGATATGACGAGGAAAAGAGGG GGGCAAACCCAGCAGCTGGTGGGTCTGGGCCGACGGCGAGAGGAAGCTCACAGAATTCGTCACAAAATCCGCTCCCAAATCCCCCACTAAAGCCGCCAGTAAATCCGCCTCTAAATCCGCACACAAATCCCCCAGCAAATCCGACCCCAAATTCCCTACCAAATCCGCTCCCGAATCCCTTACCAAATCCGCCAGTAGGTCCGCCAGTAGGTCCGCCAGTAAATCCGCTACCAAATGCACAGCCAAATACGCCACCAAATCCTGAACACCCTGGATCCGCCATCAGTTCTTTCCTTCTGGAGCAGCTCAAAGAGCAAAAAGATGCGGTGCTGCTACTCCAGAAGGAACTTCAGACGCTAAAAGAGCAAAGAAAGAGAGAACAGCAGAGTTGGGCCAACGAGAGGAGGAAGCTGCAAACTCAAATACGAAATCATGCTCAACAAATCACGCAGGCCCAGACCCAGACCCATTACTGGCAACAGCCACCTTACTTCTCGGCTCCACAGGTGGCACCAAGCCAACATTACTTTCCGTTGCCGCCAGTACCACAAGCTCTTGCCGAATCTAACCAAcag GTTGTTTCATTATTAAAGAAACTCGTCAAGACCCGTAACGCTGGTAATCGGTGCGGGCAGTAA